One Dictyoglomus thermophilum H-6-12 DNA window includes the following coding sequences:
- a CDS encoding carbohydrate kinase family protein yields MKGKHGAEAYYKGKVYKVDPIKVEEVDPTGAGDCFDAGFVTSILQGYDIERALKRANIIGALSVTKRGPMEGVVDKNILEKWENTIK; encoded by the coding sequence ATCAAAGGAAAACATGGGGCAGAAGCATATTACAAAGGTAAAGTATATAAAGTTGATCCCATTAAGGTAGAAGAGGTTGATCCAACCGGAGCAGGAGATTGCTTTGATGCCGGATTTGTAACTAGTATTTTACAAGGTTATGATATTGAAAGAGCATTAAAAAGAGCAAATATAATAGGAGCTCTCAGTGTAACCAAGAGAGGTCCCATGGAAGGTGTGGTTGATAAAAACATATTAGAAAAATGGGAAAATACTATTAAATAA